The nucleotide window AGGATGTTGGTAGTTTTATCATCAAAAATGGATTTATCGATATTGGAGACAAGGCATCCTACAAAAAGGCATACCAAGAATTCAGAGAAAAACTCGGCAAGATTTAATGTCCGATATTACAGTCCGCAAAATACTCGAGTCCGACCTTGATGTCGGCTTTTTAGAGTCGCTGGATTCGCTAAGAAAGGCAAGTGATCTGGACAAAAACAAGGCCAAGCAGATCCTAGAAAAGATAAGCCAAAACCCAGATCATACCATATTTGTGGCCCAATACCAAGGAAGGATAGTTGGTTCAACAACCCTACTAATTGAACAGAAATTCATCCATGGTGGAGGCAAGGTTGGCCACATCGAGGATGTCGTGATCTCAAAAGAATACCAATCAAAGGGAATAGGCGTAGTCATAATCAAGGCCGTACTGGAATACGCAAAATCCCAGGGCTGCTACAAAACAATACTGGACTGCGATGATTCTGTCAAGCCATTCTATGAGAAACTAGGCTTTGCCAAGCATTCAAACGGAATGCGGTACGACCACTAGAAGAATTCCTTGATTGGTCGCTTTTTTGTCCTAAACAAAAATGCACCCGCTGCCATTACAGCAAATGATACTCCCATGAATAATGGCGGAATCGTCTCAACGGTATAGACCCTATAGTTGGGGTCAATATTTTGAATCATATAATTTGCAGAAAGCATTCCAGCAAACAGAACAATTCCGCCTGCCAGGATCAATCCGCCAATTTGTCTTGAGCCATATCGCTTTGCCATGATGAATGCAGTTCCAGCAAGGCTTGATGCAGGTGCAACTCCAATTGAGATGTACATTAGGATCTTTGCCTCAGGCTCCACCTCTACGTTTGGATTTGTCAGATAATTGTATAGGACATTAATCTCGCCTGCAAACATTACAAAAAGGCCAAGTGCAGCAATTGCAATGTATTTTTCAATTCCTGCCATGATATAGAAAATTTCTTGTAGATAAATAAACGGTGTGACCCTTTAGATTATTCCGACCAGTCCGGCAAGTTCTTTTCTGCATGCAGCACCTAATTGTTCTGCTGCCTTTTCTGGCGCAACCGAATTCAAAAACACTCCATAACCCCGCTCAAGGCCGGACCATGCTGATGTTAGAGGATACACCTCAATGTGCCAATGGATTTGTCTGCTGTTTTTCTTCTCAGGTGATAGATGAAACACCAAGTTGTATGAGACGTTTTTGAGTGAGTTGGACAGTCCGCCAAGTGTTGCCCTTAGCATGAGGGACAGATCATTGATTTCTTTTTGCGTGATTTTGGAAAAACTAGTCGTGTGTTTTTTTGGACAAATCCAGTATTCGTATGGGTGTGATGGTGCCCAAGGGCAAAACGCCAAAAATCCTTCGGTTTGGAGCACCTGTCTTGGACCACCAGTCTCGGCATTTACCGACTGGCATAGTGGACATGCCCCCTTTTCGTTTAGGATTCTGTGCGAGGACTCGGCTTCGGCCTCAATTAGTGGAGGGATTGTGGAAAATGTGACTAAATTGATGTGAGGGTGCGCAGTTACGCTTCCTGCCTCTTTTCCGTGATTAATGTAAATTGAAACATAGGTTACGCCCCTTTGGGTGTAGAGCCATCGCATC belongs to Candidatus Nitrosotenuis cloacae and includes:
- a CDS encoding galactose-1-phosphate uridylyltransferase, coding for MGTMRKDYISERFAIVSQNDDKIDDSKKCPFCPGNESMTNPSLLSLVAKDGMLQRLQDSEDNYVEDWTVRVFESKNPAVSISAENSYSDRPLYSEPAYGYHYILVASEKHKDSLATISVEQWSNILVVIQDRMRWLYTQRGVTYVSIYINHGKEAGSVTAHPHINLVTFSTIPPLIEAEAESSHRILNEKGACPLCQSVNAETGGPRQVLQTEGFLAFCPWAPSHPYEYWICPKKHTTSFSKITQKEINDLSLMLRATLGGLSNSLKNVSYNLVFHLSPEKKNSRQIHWHIEVYPLTSAWSGLERGYGVFLNSVAPEKAAEQLGAACRKELAGLVGII
- a CDS encoding GNAT family N-acetyltransferase; this encodes MSDITVRKILESDLDVGFLESLDSLRKASDLDKNKAKQILEKISQNPDHTIFVAQYQGRIVGSTTLLIEQKFIHGGGKVGHIEDVVISKEYQSKGIGVVIIKAVLEYAKSQGCYKTILDCDDSVKPFYEKLGFAKHSNGMRYDH